The genomic window TTCACTAACAAACTGGGCTGCCGCACTTGTAGAAGATGTATGTTCTAGCTCAAGCCCTTTAAACTGTTGATGCAAAAATTTATGGCATTGTGCTATAGCGTGTGAATGAGAATACACTTTCGTAATATTTCGCCAATTGTTTGCATTATCAGGACATACCATTAAATGCTGTTTGATTGGTGTCACAAGCTCAGCAACAATATGCAAAGGAACACTATGTATCAAATAATCTATAGTCAGATTGACAGAGCCCTCTAATGCATTTTCTAAAGGAACTACCCCCCATACCACTTCTCCAGAGCCAACTGCATCAATCACCTCTGGAATAGTATGAAAAGGGACTTTTTCACTTGTAGGAAACATAGAAGACACAGCAAAATGCGTGAACGTAGCCTTTGGACCTAAAAACCCTACTGAGTTCAAAGTATTTCCTCCCCCTTATACACCTGTGCCAAGTACATCCACTTTAATAACAAACTCCAAACGTCTAATATGTGCTAGCAATTCATTAATTTCGACAGTCATAGCAGACGTATCAAGTGAAAGCGTGACATTAGCACGTCCTTGGAGAGGAATCGTTTGATGTATTGTTAAAATGTTAAATCCAGCCTTTGCGACGACATGCAGTACTTCTGATAGAGTACCCGAACGGTCTTCAAGGTAAATAAACAGCGAAATAATATTCTCCTTAACAACACGATGAAACGGAAAGACGGCATCACGATATTTGTAAAAAGCACTGCGGCTCACATCCGCCATAGCGGTTGCTTCTGCAATGCCTTTTGCCTTCCCTTTTTCAATGAGTTCCTTAGCCTCTATGGTTTTTTTTATAGCTTCAGGAAGCACATCTTCTCTAACTAGAAAAAATCTTTCTTTTTTATTTACCATATTAAGCGTCTTCTCCTCTCCTGAGAATAAGCTATTCTATAAATTCAAACTCATAATCCAATATTTTCACGATATCTCCATCTTTTGCACCGCGCTCGCGTAACGCATCATCAATTCCCATACCACGAAGCTGTCTAGCAAATCTACGAACAGATTCATCTCTTGAGAAATCAGTCATTTTAAATAACTTTTCGAGTCTGTCTCCTGTTATGACAAATGTACCATCACTTTCACGAGATACTTTGAAATCAGGCATTTCCTTTTCATGACGATAGACAACGCGATTTTCAGTTGGCTCATCTTTAGTCTCCATTGGAAACTCAGGTGTTTTCTCTATAGTATCTGCAATGGCAAATAAAAGCTCGCGAATTCCCGAATGAGTAACTGCAGAAATCGGATAGATTGGAAAATCATCTTTTAGCTTTTCTTTAAAGGCTTTTAAGTTTTCTTCGGCTCCCGGCATATCCATTTTATTTGCCACGATAATTTGCGGACGCTCTGTTAGCCTTAAATTGTACTCACGAAGCTCATCATTAATGACTACATAATCTTCATACGGATCACGCTCTTCAATAGAAGCCATATCAATAACGTGAACAATCACACGCGTACGCTCAATATGTCTTAAAAACTGATGTCCTAGACCGACACCTGCATGAGCACCTTCAATTAATCCAGGCAAATCAGCCATTACAAAGCTTCGCCCGTCTTGCGTTTCTACAACACCTAAATTAGGTACAAGTGTAGTAAAGTGATATTCGGCAATCTTCGGCTTTGCAGCAGACACAATCGAAAGTAATGTAGATTTCCCTACACTTGGGAAGCCTACTAACCCAACATCAGCAAGTAACTTTAGTTCAAGCACAACATGACGCTCTTGTCCTGGTTCTCCGTTTTCAGCAATTTCTGGTGCGGGATTTGCTGGCGTTGCAAAGCGTGTGTTACCACGTCCGCCTCGTCCACCTCTAGCAATAACAGCACGTTGACCATGCTCTGTTAAATCAGCAATAACCTCTTGTGTATCCTCATCTTTTACAACCGTACCTGGTGGCACCTTTACAACCATATCGTCGGCGTTGCGCCCATGCATCCCTTTTGACATACCATGCTCGCCAGGTGTTGCCTTAAAATGACGTTTATAGCGAAAATCCATTAGAGTCCGTAAGCCATCCTCTACTTCAAAGACAACATTTGATCCCTTTCCGCCATCTCCACCTGCTGGCCCACCTTTAGGTACATATTTCTCACGGCGAAACGCTACCATCCCGTTTCCGCCATCTCCACCTTTTACATATATCTTGACTTGATCGACAAACAATGTGCGACTTCCTTTCTATAAAGAAAAATACAATTATTGGATTTCAAGAGCAACTGTGAGCTCATTGTCTAAAACGGCATTCTCTATCACAGCTATACGACCAACATTAGATTGACTCTTAATCCAATTTATAATATCTGAACTATTTTTTATTATTCCACTAAAATCAAAAAAGAAACGAATACTATCCTTACTAAGCTCAATTGATAGACTTAAATGACTATCTGAACCTGGCTCCACCTGTTGTTGTAAGCATTGTATAAATGCAGCACACCAAGTATACAGCTCTTCATCATAGTCAGTAAGACTGTATACATCACCAATCACTTCATACTCAAGAATAATCGGCGGGGTTGTCCAGTTATATGTCATTAGTAAAACAGCTAATTTAGGTACTTTTAAATTGTATAACTTCGATTCATGCTGCATTTCAGACACGATATTGCTTATGATATCCTCAACATGCTCATATTTATGTAATGACAAGTTACCTTTAATAATTTGCATACGATTTAACCAATCATGCCTTGAATGATGGAGAACCTCTGTAAGTTCCCAATTTTGTTTCATATATATTCACCTACTTACTTAATGATAATCCGTGAAACCACTCATTTATTGGATTATAGCATACAATAAACTCTCAGCCACTTAAATTTGTTATAAAAATTAACAATGACCTCATCTACCCTATGTAGTATAAAACAAAACAAACGAATCTGACTATATGTGCGAAGTAGGTTACTCATAAAAAACCTCTTGAGAGCGTGGAGTTAGACAGTATCTACTTTACTACTGTACAATAAAAAACCCCAATCCCAACGCGGGAAAGGGGTTTTTTATAAGCATATAAAATTAAGCTTCTTGAGCTACTGGATATACACTCACTTGCTTACGGTCACGGCCTAAACGCTCGAAGCGTACTACTCCGTCAACCTTTGCGAATAATGTATCGTCGCCGCCACGGCCAACGTTTGCTCCTGGGTAAATCTTAGTACCGCGTTGACGGTAAAGAATTGAACCACCTGATACAAATTGTCCATCGGCACGCTTAGCGCCAAGACGCTTCGCCATAGAGTCACGGCCGTTTTTTGTAGAACCTACACCCTTTTTAGATGCGAAAAACTGAAGGTCTAATCTTAACATTATGTTGCACCTCCCACTTGTTCGGAAATTGTTATATATTTGCCATAATCTTTTTCGATCGTTTGTAAAGAAACAATCATTCCTTCTAATAAAAGCTGCACTTTACTATCTATCTCAGCATCAGTGAAATCAGGAACGTTAACGCTAATGTACCCGCTATCTGCCTGTTTAATATCAAGGTCGGCGTCCGTTAATGACATAACTGCATTTATCGAACCGATTGACACAGCTGATACGCCAGCACATACGATGTCCTGACCACGATTTGCGAAATTAGCATGGCCACTTATAGAAAAGGATTGCACTTTATTTTCTGTCGTGCGTGTAATTGAAACACGTATCATCTAAATCACGCCTTACGCGTTGATTTTTTCAACTACTACTTTTGTGTATGGTTGACGATGACCTTGCTTCTTGCTGTAACCTTTTTTCGGCTTGTATTTGAAAACGATAACCTTCTTGCTACGGCCTTGTTTTTCAACTTTAGCTGTTACAGAAGCACCTTCCACTAAAGGTGAACCAACTTTTACGTTGTCGCCACCTACGAAAAGAACTTTGTCAAATGTAACAGTGTCGCCTGCTGTTGCTTCAAGCTTTTCAATGTAGATAGCTTGACCTTCTTCAACTTTTAGCTGTTTACCACCAGTTTCAATAATTGCGTACATACTTGCACCTCCTCATTTTACTAAGACTCGCCAGTAATCGGTGTTTGCTTTTGTAGCAAATCTTACAGACCTGAACTGTGCGGTTGTAGTAGCGGGTGCTACAAACAACATTAAAATGTTATCACATACAACAAACCATGTCAATGCTCTCTTTCAATAGCAGCTTCTATTTCTTCTAAGCTACCTGTTCGCTTAATGGTATACCCAAATTCTTGCACGGTAGTTATAAAGATTCGTATATGAAGTTGATTCTCTAGCCTTTTCACATACTGTTTTTCTGGTCCAGTAAACCAGTGAAACGTATGTTCATCCATCAGAATCCATACTGCATCAATGTCACTAGTTGGTAATTCATAGATCGCGCGTTCAAGCTCATATGCTGCTGCTTGTGCTGATTTCTGAACACCAGTCCCTTGGCAGCTTTCACAAGGTGATGACACGACCTCAAGCAGACTTTGGTTTGTCTTTTTTCTCGTCATCTCTAACATACCAAGCTTTGTAAAACCATGTAATACAGTGCGCTGTCGATCATGTGCAAACTCAGCTTGAAGAGCATCAAGTACTTGCTTTTGCTGCTCAGATTTTTGCATATTTATAAAGTCAATTAATATCATCCCGCCTATATTACGAAGTCTAATTTGTTTAGCAATTTCTTTAGCGGCAATAAGGTTTGTTTTATATACCGTTTCTTCTAGGTCTTGGCGTCCACCAAACTTGGCAGTGTTCACATCAATAAATGTTAACGTCTCAAGCTGCTCTATAATTAAATTCCCACCATTTTTCAACCAAACCTTCGGCTGTAACGCTTTATCTAACTCAGCTTGTACGCCAAATGTTGAAAAAATATTTTCTCGCGCTTGTTTCTGGTCAACAGGTGTTGTAAAACCAAATTGCTTTATGTACTTCTGCATCGTTTTTTTTGCTTCCACGCAATCAACAACGATGCGAGATACCGTTGTTAAGTGCTGTTCTAGAACTATTCTTTTTAAAACATCGTTTGCGTTTAACAGCAACGCAGGGTGAGAAGATGATTTAGACTGATTAACGAGATCAGCGAATTCCTCTCGCAACACTGTTAACTCATCTAGAACCTCCGGCATATGACCGAGTGTTGCTTCTGTTCGAACAATGACTCCTTCAGGACTTTGCAATAATGGCTCTAACTCTTCACGCCACTTTTCTCTTTTAGCATCCGGTAACTTTCGAGATACAGCGACATAATTATCATACGGTAAATAAATGATATATCGACCAGGTAGCTCAATTTTTCCAGTAAGCTGTGGTCCTTTATCACCAACAGCCTCTCTTTTCACTTGAACAATAATGTCCTGCCCTTCTTTAATGAGCTTATTGATAGAAGTACCATTATCGTCACCCGCGATTTCTTTCCCGCTTAAATATCCCTGCTTGCCAATTCCAATATCAACAAAAGCCGCATTAAGTCCTTTTACGATACTTGTAACACGGCCTTTATAAATATTCCCGTTAATTTTCTCAACATCAGCTGTTTCAAATAGAACTTCAGCTAAATGCCCATCTTCCATCACAGCCGCTCGTTTTTGTCTTGTAATAGCATTTACTATAATCTCTCTCAACGATTTGAATCCTCACTTTAACTATAATGTTAATATCTTTACACATTTACTCATGTTTTTCCCATTTGGTCAAATCGTTAGTACGTATATAATAAGTTTCCGATAGGTTCGTTTGTTCGCTTTTCTGTAAAATATGCATGAAGCAATTCATTTTCATCAAGAGGCTCTTGCTTTTGTTGATTTCTTAAAATGATAATGGGATGTTTATACCCTCTTTTAAACCGTTGAATCACCTCATAAATCATTTCATCCTCATGAACTATAAGGGGGGAAAGTTTCTTAAATTCAATTTGCTTCCCATAATATCGTTCTAGCAGAAATCTAACGTACACATATTGTCGCTGCTTCCACTCTAACCTTAATGAAATCGCTAAAAAAATAAAAATCAACCAAATATTAATATTCATTGGCTGTGTAAAAAGCATAATAATTAAAAACAAAAGGGCAAACATACACGATGATACTATTGACCAGTAATGTGCTTTTAAAAATTCAAGATGTTGTGAAAACATTAAAAAGATTAATTTCCCACCATCTAACGGCAATATTGGTAACAAGTTAAACAGTAAGATAGCTGCATTGTGTAGCATAATGGTTTCATAAAGATAATCCGGAATAACATTGCCTACGCTTAATAGAAAGGCTAACGCTGCTATCCAAACGTGTTGTATAGGACCAGCAATAGTAACCAAAAATTCTTCTTTTGCTGATCTATTTCCATGCTCATCAAATTCAGCCACGCCTCCAAACGGAAGAAGTTGAATTTTTCTTATACGCCATGAAAAAAAATGAGCCATTAGGGCATGACCCATTTCATGTATAAACACAATGCCTAGCAAAATTATTAACTCAATAAAATGTGCCGTCACAATAGCGATACCAACTGTAACCCACAATAAAGGATGTATTGTTATTTTTTGAAGAAGAATAATCATATTAGTCAAATGGTATCACCTTGATTGGATCTATAAATTGATCCCCTTGTTTAAAAGCAAAATAAAACTGGCCCATACCATTCGGATCTTCAATAGATGTTCCCACTTTTGTACCCGATCTAACGAATTGGTATATAGGTACATCGATTGATTTTAAGTGACCGTACCATGTTTCACTCCCATCGGCATGCTGCACAATTACCGTATTACCAAGTTCGTCTTTATTCCCAGCAAAAATAACTGTGCCCTCATCAATTGTTTCTACATCAGCATTTAGTGCTGTTTCAATCATGACACCTTGTCCGTCCTTCTCAAAATCAACTAATACTCTTCCAGCAGCAGGAATTGCATATCTCGCTGGCTCATTATCTACAGTAGTATTGGTTGGAAGTAAAGCAAGCGGCGCATTCCCAAATTGATTTTCGTACCATGCTGTTACTGTTGCAAAATTAAACTCCTTCTCCATAGTGGCTGACACATAGTTTCGCACCTGATCTAGTCGTGGTGAAGAATCTCTATAAAGAATAGCCACTAACAATACTAAACAGACCGCAATAAACGTTTTCAATACAAACATTTCTCTGTTGAACAGAGGATGTTCTCCGCGGTTTTTTTGGTGGTCGCTAGAAAACACCATAGGCTGACCATGCTTTTCATCGTCATCCATTATAAAATGCCTGCTATGTAACATTGATTTTCGCTCTTTATTTCGATCTGCTATTCTCTTTTTAATCTCTTCAACTGATTTAGACATTGTCCACCATTCCTTACTGTTAATATGTTGTTCCTGACAGCTTCGTCAAGTTCGAACACCAGCAGCTAGGCATCCCTAGGACTAGCGTAGCTATAAGCTCACCTATAGAATAGACGACCTCCCACAATCTCTTATTATTGAAATGTATGACTTGTCCTGTTTATATATGACAAGCTATTGCCTGAAAAAATATAAAAGAGTTGATATGTGTCGGGTCCCAATAAAAAAAGCGAGCCCAATGATAGGCTCACTTTTTGTTTAAGACGATTTTGCACCGAATAGTTTTTTTATTTTTTGAAAAACACCTTTTTTCTCATCCGTAATAACTTGTAGTGGTATTGACTCGCCTAGAATACGACGAGCAATATTTCTATAAGCAATGGATGCCTTATAGTTAGGATTTAACACAATCGGTTCTCCGTTGTTAGATGCTTTAATGACATTTTCGTCATCAACAACAATACCAATTAAATCGATTGATAAATGGTAGACTATGTCGTCTATATCTAACATGTCACCACTTTCCATCATATGATTTTTAATACGATTAATAACAAGCTTTGGTGGTTCAATGTCCTCTTGTTCTAACAAACCAATAATACGGTCGGCATCACGAACAGCTGACTTTTCAGGCGTTGTGACAACAATTGCTCTGTCTGCTCCCGCCACTGCATTTTTATACCCTTGTTCAATACCTGCTGGACAATCTATAACAATATAATCAAACTCCTGCTTGAGCTGCTCTACTAAAACTTTCATTTGCTCTGGTTTAACTGCTGTTTTGTCACTCGTTTGCGCAGCGGGCAATAGATACAAGTGGTCCTCAAAACGCTTATCCTTTACTAGTGCTTGATGAAGCTTGCAACGAGATTCTACTACATCCACTAAATCAAATATAATTCGATTTTCCAGTCCCATCACAACATCTAAATTTCTGAGCCCAATATCAGTATCTACTAAACAAACTCGCTTGCCTAAAATCGCAAGAGCTGTTCCTACATTTGCTGACGTCGTTGTTTTACCAACTCCGCCCTTCCCAGAAGTAATAACTATTGCCTCTCCCACAATTCGTTACTCCTTTCCTATAGCTTTCGACAAATTAGGGCGAACATGTGGTAATAATTGAATTCTATCTACCACGATTTGATTGTCGCCATTGACGTAAGCACATTCCATATGACTTTCTTCCTCGTTCATCGTATCCGGTGAGCGAGATATTAATTCTTCTATTTTTAAATGAGTTGGTTTCATTAAACTAGCAGCTATAACAGCCTCTTTGTTACCATTACAGCCTGCATGCGCCATCCCTTTAAGAGCACCAATTATAAAAATATTACCTTTTGCAACTACTTTTCCGCCAGGATTGACATCACCAATCAACAACAAATCGCCTTCTACTTCCACTACTTGTCCTGAACGAACAATTTTACATAGCGTTGTTGTGTCACCTTCAAGCTTCCATTGTAAAGCCTCGGCTTTCGATACAACATGAGATTCTATTACATCTACAACCAATTGCTTTTTACCTCGTATAATAGCTTTTATTTCCTCGGCTTGTCCATCCGTTAGGAAACGATTTCCAACGTGTACCTTTACTTGAGTAAGCTGATGATTTTGTACAAGTCCTTGCGTCGTAGTTGACAGTTTTTCATCTAATTCTTCAATTAGTTCACGAAACGAGCATGTATCATCGAGATGTAATGTTATACCCTTTTTCGTTCCCTTAATTGTAACATAAGGTAGCTTCTGCTTCTCCACGACTTTCACCTCAACGATACATATAATTCGACAAACATAATCAAATTCCCTTTATAGTCGTAAAAATAAATAATCCAGCAAACTTATTTTTCTTTTCCTAAATCAAACGTGTGTAGGAAATATCGCTTTAGCGGAATATTAACCAATATAATAAATACAGCATTTATTAAAAGAGTTGGGATCAGTCTTATTTGAATAAAATAGTCGAATGTTAAAAATCCATTCCCAATTAATAAATTAATACCATACACATAAAATTCAAGTAACGCTACGATAAAAATACCAATGATTAATACAATTAAACTATGAGAGTGAACAACTCTCATTATTTTTGAAGTGATGTAAGGTAAAAGAACATAACCAAACATATAAATACCAATTATTTGAGTATACGTAATGTCATACAATAAGCCGAAGCCTAATCCATATAAAAGCGCTACATTACGCTTATAATACACTGCAGTTAAAAGCAATGTGACAAGAAAAAAACGAGGAACAAATATGCGGTCAATGTTAAACATCTGCGCCGGAAGTAAATCAACAAAGATACTTTCAAGCACAAAGCATACAATAAAAAAGCAAGGGAGGAGAAGCTTTTTCATCATGATGCTTCCTCCTCAAATTCAGCTGTTTCCGGCATAGGCATTTGTCTCTCAACAATCATAACATGATCGATTTGATATAAGTCCGCCGCTGGTGTGACATACGCCGTTTGCGTCAAACCGTACTCGTCTGGTACAACTTCAGTAATTTCTCCAATAACAAGTCCTGCTGGGAAAATGCCGCCCCATCCAGATGAGACAACTTGCTTATTAAGCTCCACTTCTTTGTTAGATGGAATCTGCTTAAATAATAGCTGCTCGCGCTCTTTATCATAGCCCTCAATAATGCCGAAAATATTTTCATTTCCCTGTACCACTGCAGATATACGATTGTTTTTATCTAACGTACTTAACAATTGAATTACTGAACTAAATTGAGAAGTAACCTTAACCTTTCCAATAAGTCCATTTGCCGTTATAACCGCCATATTCGCCTTCACACCATGCACTTCGCCTTTATTGACAATCAAAAGCTCATGCCATTGATCTGGATTGCGGGCAACAACCGTTGCTTGAATCGTTGTATAGTCCATTAAACTCTCTGTTTTCTCTAGCATAGCGCGAAGCTTTTCGTTTTCTTCCTCGAGAATGCGTGCCTTCGATTCGAGACGAACAAACTCATCTAAACGAGCCTTTAGAAGCTCATTCTCTTTGTATGTATGTCGAACGTGATTCATCGTTTCAATATAATCACTTATTTTCCGAACAGGCTCATGAAAAATAAACTGAACAAAGCCGGAGGTATCCATTACGAATTGCTCCGGCCAAGTTGCTTCCCGATCCTTTAGTGAAAAGCCTATCAATGCCACGACGATTATAAGGCTTACGAGTAGAAAAATAAGACGTTTATTAAGAAAAAATTGTGGCATTTTGACGACACCCTTTACTACTATTTGTGTCTAGCGAAAGTCTCTAGAACGATTTTTGAATAAGTCAATATTATCTAACGAACGACCTGTGCCGATAGCTACACAATCAAGTGGATTTTCAGCGATTAAAACAGGCATTTTCGTTTCGTCACTAATCACTTTATCTAGATTGCGTAAAAGCGCACCGCCACCTGTTAATACAATACCGCGGTCCATAATATCTGCTGCTAACTCAGGTGGTGTCTTTTCTAGTGTGTTTTTAACAGCTTCAACGATGGATGTTACTGTATCGCGCAGGGCATTGGCAATTTCATCAGCCGAAATTTCAATTGTTTTCGGTAATCCTGTAAGCAAGTCGCGACCACGAATATCCATCTTACCAATACCTTCTGATGATCCCGCTGACCCAACCTCCATTTTAATTGCTTCAGACGTACGGTCTCCAATCATAAGATTATATGTCTTTCTTATGTATTGGCTAATAGCTTCATCCATCTCATCTCCAGCCACACGGATAGATTGACTTGTTACAATTCCACCTAGTGAAATGATAGCCACCTCCGTTGTACCCCCACCAATATCAACAACCATACTTCCTGTTGGTTCCCATACTGGTAAGTTTGCTCCAATAGCAGCTGCAAAAGGCTCTTCAATTGGAAACGCATCACGAGCTCCCGCTTGCTTTGTAGCATCGATTACAGCGCGTTCTTCTACCTTTGTGATACCAGACGGTACACACACCATTACAAATGGTTTTTTAGAAAAAGGACGATGCTTTTGCGCTTGATTTATATAATATTTCATCATAGTTGCTGTTGTATCATAATCAGCAATTACGCCATCCTTCATAGGGCGTAAAGCGACAACATTTCCTGGAGTTCTACCTATCATATTTTTCGCTTCGTTTCCTACCGCGACTATTTGTTTACTATCTGTTCTAACGGCAACAACAGAAGGCTCGCGCACTACGATCCCTTTGCCTTTAACAAAAACCAACGTATTGGCAGTACCTAAATCTATCCCCAGATCCTTTGTGCCAAATCCAAACATATGTGTATCTTCCTTTCTGATACCTTGCATCATTTTTGCAAATTCTAAGATGTATTTTTTAAAAATCCATAAATTATATTATATCCTAGCTACCCAAAAAAACATAGTACTAGACATATCCTTTTTCTTTCAGACTAATAAATTTTTGGTCTCCAATGATTAAATGGTCCAAAATATCTATGCCAACAATACCACCAGCTTCGACTAATCGTCTAGTGACTTCAATATCCTCTCTTGAAGGAGTTGCGTCACCGGATGGATGGTTATGAGCGCAAATAATAGACGCTGCTGAACGTCGCACTGCTTCGCGAAAGTAGGGTAAGTACCCAGCGCCTTGCTTAGTTGCCTAAGTAGGTTTCCAAGAACTCCCCTCCAAACCGTACGTACTCCTCTCAGAGTATACGGCTTTCCATTTACCTAATCTAACTTTCCTTTATGCAGATTCTGATGACATGGGATACACATTGCAATGGTTTTTCTTCGCCTTGCAATCATTCTCTGTTCCCACTTCTTTTTACCTTCCAAATCTTTCAGCTTTTTCACATGGTGCATTTCTAGTGGTACACCTTTGGCTCCACACCATTCACAAGTTTCTGCTAAAAGACGGTCGATTAAACTTGTTCTGCCAGTATAAACTAAAGTATTTTCGATTGTATCTACTGAATGATCTTTTATTTCCGAGTTCTTTTCCATACGTTTTTCCGTAAAATAGGCAATTTTCGGTCCATCCTTCGTTTCATAACGTACACCGAAATTCCCATTTATCTTGAACTTCGTGATGATTTGACTGACGGTACTTCTATATTTATTGGCATACGTTTTAATCATGCTGTATTTCATTGTCTGGCGGAAAGATTGAAGCACATGTACATTACTTGCTAGACGATAGTAATTATATAACCCTTCAATTTCCGCATTATATGTTCGAAGAATTTCTAAATCATCATTATGCACTAAATACGGTCGGTGGATAGGTTTCCACCCATTGTTCCTGCCAATTTTCAATGCACCTAAATTGATGAGTTTTTTGATATATTTTTCGTGTGGTACGAATAATTTTGTTTGATAATTAAACTTTCTCTTTTTCGTACCATTTGGCATTTTCATTCTATGCCAGTCTCTTGCTACACGAATATCATATCCTAGGAATCTAGCGTTTTTCGTACTATGGGTTATCAACGTTTTTTCAGCATTTAACTCCAGTTTTAGGTTTATTGCAAGAAAGTCGGTTAAATCTTTTTTAATTTGTTCGACTTCTTCTTTACTACCGATAACACCGATTATAAAATCATCTGCGTATCTTACATATTTCATTCGACGGTAGTTTGAGTCAAAAAGGTCTTTGCTGTCATGGCTTTGCAGCTCTTTATATAGAGCCTTTAATTCTTGAAGCCTTTCAGCTTTTTCTTCTTTAGTTAGTCGTTCCCAATCACGTTTATTTTTACTTTTACAGTGATTAATTTTTGATGCTAGGTTATGATAAACAAGATTATGTCTACGCTTTTCACCTTTGTTAAAGGATTCCGCATATCTTTCACCATATTTATCTAATTCATGTAGGTAAATATTTGAAAGTAACGGGCTAATGATTCCACCTTGTGGTGTCCCACTGTAGGTTTTATGAAAAGTCCAATCTTCTACATAACCTGCCCTTAAGAATTTCCAAATTAAATTAATTAATTTTTCATCCCTAATGCGCTTCCGTAAAAGTTCAACTAATACATGGTGGTCGATGTTATCAAAGAAACCTTTTATGTCACCTTCAATAAACCATCTCGTACCAGTAAACGTATTCCGTATTTCTTTTAAGGCCGTGTGACAGCTACGATTTGGTCGAAAACCATGCGAATGATTTGAAAATTGTGGTTCATAAATACTTTCTAAAATTCGCCGAACAACCTCTTGCACTAGTTTATCCTCAAAAGTTGGAATACCCAAAGGTCGTGTTTTTCCGTTTTTCTTTGGGATATATGTTCTGCGTGCTGGGTTCGGTTGATATGTTTGTTCCTTTAGTTTTTCGATTAAACGCTCGATTCTTTCTAAACTCATACCATCAATTGTGTCATTGTTAACACCTTTTGTGTTACTTCCTTTATTAGGATAAAGTTTGGCATAGGCTTCTAAATAAAACTCGGTGTTATACAAATTTCGATATAATCTCTCAAATACATATGTTTCATTTTGTGCTTTGGAAGTTAGACTGCTTAATACTACTTTTGGATTTCTCATAGAGCCTCACGCTCCTTCCCAATTTTGTATTAAACTCGATAAACTACTCTCCTTCGCCATGTAATAGGCTTTCCCTATCTCAGACTACTACGAGAGTTCCGTTGCCATATTGGATATTCAGACTCTGAT from Bacillus sp. HMF5848 includes these protein-coding regions:
- a CDS encoding M50 family metallopeptidase — encoded protein: MIILLQKITIHPLLWVTVGIAIVTAHFIELIILLGIVFIHEMGHALMAHFFSWRIRKIQLLPFGGVAEFDEHGNRSAKEEFLVTIAGPIQHVWIAALAFLLSVGNVIPDYLYETIMLHNAAILLFNLLPILPLDGGKLIFLMFSQHLEFLKAHYWSIVSSCMFALLFLIIMLFTQPMNINIWLIFIFLAISLRLEWKQRQYVYVRFLLERYYGKQIEFKKLSPLIVHEDEMIYEVIQRFKRGYKHPIIILRNQQKQEPLDENELLHAYFTEKRTNEPIGNLLYTY
- a CDS encoding M23 family metallopeptidase; its protein translation is MSKSVEEIKKRIADRNKERKSMLHSRHFIMDDDEKHGQPMVFSSDHQKNRGEHPLFNREMFVLKTFIAVCLVLLVAILYRDSSPRLDQVRNYVSATMEKEFNFATVTAWYENQFGNAPLALLPTNTTVDNEPARYAIPAAGRVLVDFEKDGQGVMIETALNADVETIDEGTVIFAGNKDELGNTVIVQHADGSETWYGHLKSIDVPIYQFVRSGTKVGTSIEDPNGMGQFYFAFKQGDQFIDPIKVIPFD
- the minD gene encoding septum site-determining protein MinD translates to MGEAIVITSGKGGVGKTTTSANVGTALAILGKRVCLVDTDIGLRNLDVVMGLENRIIFDLVDVVESRCKLHQALVKDKRFEDHLYLLPAAQTSDKTAVKPEQMKVLVEQLKQEFDYIVIDCPAGIEQGYKNAVAGADRAIVVTTPEKSAVRDADRIIGLLEQEDIEPPKLVINRIKNHMMESGDMLDIDDIVYHLSIDLIGIVVDDENVIKASNNGEPIVLNPNYKASIAYRNIARRILGESIPLQVITDEKKGVFQKIKKLFGAKSS
- the minC gene encoding septum site-determining protein MinC, whose product is MEKQKLPYVTIKGTKKGITLHLDDTCSFRELIEELDEKLSTTTQGLVQNHQLTQVKVHVGNRFLTDGQAEEIKAIIRGKKQLVVDVIESHVVSKAEALQWKLEGDTTTLCKIVRSGQVVEVEGDLLLIGDVNPGGKVVAKGNIFIIGALKGMAHAGCNGNKEAVIAASLMKPTHLKIEELISRSPDTMNEEESHMECAYVNGDNQIVVDRIQLLPHVRPNLSKAIGKE
- the mreD gene encoding rod shape-determining protein MreD, encoding MMKKLLLPCFFIVCFVLESIFVDLLPAQMFNIDRIFVPRFFLVTLLLTAVYYKRNVALLYGLGFGLLYDITYTQIIGIYMFGYVLLPYITSKIMRVVHSHSLIVLIIGIFIVALLEFYVYGINLLIGNGFLTFDYFIQIRLIPTLLINAVFIILVNIPLKRYFLHTFDLGKEK
- the mreC gene encoding rod shape-determining protein MreC codes for the protein MPQFFLNKRLIFLLVSLIIVVALIGFSLKDREATWPEQFVMDTSGFVQFIFHEPVRKISDYIETMNHVRHTYKENELLKARLDEFVRLESKARILEEENEKLRAMLEKTESLMDYTTIQATVVARNPDQWHELLIVNKGEVHGVKANMAVITANGLIGKVKVTSQFSSVIQLLSTLDKNNRISAVVQGNENIFGIIEGYDKEREQLLFKQIPSNKEVELNKQVVSSGWGGIFPAGLVIGEITEVVPDEYGLTQTAYVTPAADLYQIDHVMIVERQMPMPETAEFEEEAS